In the genome of Coregonus clupeaformis isolate EN_2021a chromosome 1, ASM2061545v1, whole genome shotgun sequence, one region contains:
- the LOC121575514 gene encoding serine/arginine-rich splicing factor 2, whose translation MSYGRPPPDVEGMSSLKVDNLTYRTSPETLRRVFEKYGRVGDVYIPRDRYTKESRGFAFVRFHDKRDAEDAMDAMDGALLDGRELRVQMARYGRPPDSHFGRRGGGGPPRRHGGYGRRSRSRSASPRRRRSSRSRSRSRSRGRDYSRSRSRSSSRSRSKSRTPRKSKSPSRSRSRSRTPASNRGSRSRSKSMPKSTEDNGIES comes from the exons ATGAGCTACGGAAGGCCTCCGCCCGATGTCGAGGGTATGTCCTCGCTCAAAGTGGACAATCTCACGTACCGGACCTCGCCTGAGACCCTACGCCGAGTTTTCGAGAAGTATGGCCGGGTGGGAGACGTGTACATCCCACGTGATCGGTACACCAAGGAGAGCCGCGGTTTCGCCTTTGTGCGGTTCCACGATAAGCGCGACGCTGAAGACGCGATGGACGCCATGGATGGGGCCTTGCTCGACGGGCGGGAACTGCGAGTACAGATGGCGCGCTATGGCCGGCCACCAGACTCTCACTTCGGGCGCCGAGGCGGCGGTGGACCCCCAAGGAGGCATGGAGGCTACGGTCGCAGGAGCAGAAG TCGTTCGGCCAGCCCCCGCCGGCGCAGAAGCAGTCGTTCCCGAAGCAGGAGCCGCAGCCGTGGCCGTGACTACAGCCGCTCCCGGTCTCGTTCCTCCTCTAGATCCCGTTCCAAGTCCCGCACACCCCGCAAGAGCAAGTCCCCGTCCCGATCGAGGTCCCGCAGCCGCACCCCGGCTTCCAACAGAGGGTCAAGGTCGAGGTCCAAGAGCATGCCCAAATCCACCGAGGACAACGGAATCGAGTCTTAG